The Synechococcus sp. MVIR-18-1 region TCCGCTTCTCTTGACGGTCAAATCGCCCTTGTCACCGGTGCAAGCCGTGGCATCGGTCGTGCAGTGGCCTTGGCTTTGGCCGGTGAGGGCGCAGAAGTGGTGGTGAATTACGCCAGTTCTCCAGACGCGGCTGAGGCAGTGGTTGCCGAGATTCAGGCCAATGGAGGCTCCGCTTATGCCCTCCAGGCCGACGTCGCCGATGAGGCTTCAGTCGAAGAGTTGTTCAAAACTGTGTTGACGCGTAGTGGACGCATTGACGTGCTGGTGAATAACGCGGGGATTACGCGGGACGGCTTGTTGATGAGGATGAAAACCGAGGATTGGCAGGCGGTGATCAATCTCAATCTCACCGGAGTCTTCCTCTGCACAAGGGCCGTGACACGCCCAATGTTGAAGCAGCGGAGTGGTCGCATCATCAACATCACCTCGGTGGTTGGGCTGATGGGCAACGCCGGACAAGCCAATTACGCAGCAGCCAAAGCCGGCGTTGTGGGACTCACGCGAAGCAGCGCGAAAGAGATGGCGAGCCGGGGAATCACGGTGAATGCTGTTGCACCTGGCTTCATTGCCACCGATATGACAAAAGATCTTGAGGCGGACGCCATCCTTTCCGCTATTCCTTTGGGACGGTTTGGGACCCCAGATCAGGTGGCTGGAACCGTGAGGTTCTTAGCTGCTGACCCCGCTGCCGCCTACATCACGGGACAGGTGCTGCAGGTGGACGGTGGGATGGTGATGAGTTGATGTTCAGCTTTGGAGAGGCTGACCAAGCTCCTCTCTTAAGCGGCGAATGCGCTGAAGCAACTTCAATCTCCGACTGCGATCCGTCGCTGTGAGATAAATGCGCAATGGCACATAGACCAATGTCATGGTTGCCGCGGTCGCAGACATGAAAA contains the following coding sequences:
- the fabG gene encoding 3-oxoacyl-[acyl-carrier-protein] reductase; the protein is MSSSASLDGQIALVTGASRGIGRAVALALAGEGAEVVVNYASSPDAAEAVVAEIQANGGSAYALQADVADEASVEELFKTVLTRSGRIDVLVNNAGITRDGLLMRMKTEDWQAVINLNLTGVFLCTRAVTRPMLKQRSGRIINITSVVGLMGNAGQANYAAAKAGVVGLTRSSAKEMASRGITVNAVAPGFIATDMTKDLEADAILSAIPLGRFGTPDQVAGTVRFLAADPAAAYITGQVLQVDGGMVMS